Within the Musa acuminata AAA Group cultivar baxijiao chromosome BXJ2-9, Cavendish_Baxijiao_AAA, whole genome shotgun sequence genome, the region CTCAGCTTCACTTTTCCTCCCTTTCTTACGTTGACATGGATGAGATCTACGTCGGTTTGAGCATCGATATCATTTCGGCACATGAAATTATATTCCTTGTctcaaaataaattttgcatcggaAATCCAACTTGTTGGGAACTTGGTTTTCTTcttcaagataaaaaaaacaacAAGTATACGGAATAAACGAGTAATTAGAATTCCAAGCCATGGAGCAGACGCGTTAAACTTGCAACATGTACTAGTGATTACAATGTTCAGCATCAAAGAAATTTACAAGGAGACAACTTCGAAGGACACACGAATGGTATGCACAGAGAAAGCAGTTCTAGTTCTGTAGCTGTGTCATCATCATCTGCACGCTTTCTGATTCGCGCGATCGCTCTCAAGTCAGCGTCTTTCTCGTCGAGGGGAGTGGGTGAGATGCGCTCGCCTGCGGTCTCCATCTATCTCCCATCAAGTTCTACCTCACAAACTTAGATGACCTAATAATATGTTGTATGGGACATTGCTGAAAGATATGTTATTGATGTACCTAATCCATTTATCTCTTGCCACGCAAAGGGCAGAAAGCTTCCCTTTCCTACTCCATTAATATCTTTCTCTAAATAATCAACACAGTAGAACTGCCTTGATGTTGATCGCAGGCTCGGATAGATAAATTAATGGAAGTTTATTATGTTTGTGTTGTAATTGTCAGACATCCTCCTCCCTTTTTGTTACCCGTCAGTCGAAACCCACACACAACAATAATGTGGAGTGGTTGATAAGATCCTTGACATGTTGTGCCATCTTACTAAAATATTTATACACATATATCTTTGTATTTGCGTGGTCAATTTTGCAAGCCATGTCAAAATGTGTTGTTTACCTAACAATATTGGATAGTTGATTCTATATGTTAACAACTTGATGTCACGGACCAAGAGTCGGTACTGACTCGATCTTATCCCGAAAGCACGAAATCATCTATATGAGTCCTCTCGAGGGAGAGACGGAGTGGTTGAGACTGAGCAAGGACTGGCGAGGGTGATTTTGAAGTTATCCCAAGGTGAAGCTAGAGTAGATTTGATCTTCGTCGGGACCCTACACAACAAGTCGATATCGGAAGGAATTCTCGACCCGACCTCTCTGATGCTTAAATTAGTTAATGAAAAATCGGTTCTATATCTAGTGTGAATTTTTTTTAGGATCGTCCTCTCTTCAGGAATCAGGGATCGATTTTTATACCTGCAGAGTCGACAGGAGAAAACTACGGTTGCAAGGGCTGCCTGTACCTCTTGCCACACATTCATGTGGGTGGCCAACGTATACAACCCCTTACAATGTGGGTTAACCTATTCAAACTTTTATGGTATGATGTCGATCTATACTGTCTCATGTAGCGTGGGACTAGCAAGAGACGACCGAGAGAGTGTCGATCGTCAACCCAACCCTCTTTCACACACAAATAGACCACACTGTCCTCTATGTTAGCTCTTTGATAGTTGTCAACCGTCACTGTAGTAATAATAAATGAATCTTGGGGATTTAGGAAACTATTTTTACTGTCGTTGGTGTCAAATCTAATTGTCAACTGTGATATGTCAACGTTACAATATGTCAACGTTACCATTTAATGTAAGTGCCGAACGCAGTTAAGTTATCACATATCAGACACTATTTGCAGAGTCAGGTGTAGCGTACGTGTGTGACACTCATTCATGCAAGACAGGAGTCCGACAACGAGGTCAGTGCTCGTCACATTCCATCATCTGAGTTGGTCGACGTCGGTTTACCAAGGATTAAATGTATGGAATCTCATTGGCTGAATCCtacttttaaaatattattaatttatcaaaaattaagaattcaaaatttgtaaCCGACTCAATTTGCGTTTaaactttgaaaaatatttttatgaatatttcataatAGAAATGATTCGATAACTAACTTAAGTTATCTTTTAGACTCGTATGCACGTAGACAAGAGGGTGGGTGTTGACTTTTATGTGATATTGACGTAACGAAGGGTGACTACctgattttatatttcttatcgaGTTTTAACTttgagattcaaaatgatattcgatatatttttatttatatctaaaatatacaTTTAACTAGACATATTTACTAAGGGTCGCGAGTTGAAAATATCATTTAGAGATATTAGTTAGTTTCCCGATAAAGATTTAACCATTAATAATAAAATCTTGTGATCAAACTCTGTTTTTATCACttttttttcctaaaaaaaaTTGCGCAATAATCATTCACATGTATTTGGTAATGTTGGTTGGTATTAGGTGGTGTTGTGGCATAAAGTCGGAATATGTGATGTtgactaaaatataaaataatggtCATTATTGAATAAAAGAATTTTTTTACTAATAATAATAGGAAGAAATTTTATACCATAAAAGTAAGTCTCATCATAGGGTGACCGTTACAATAAGATTACACGGCCTTGAAATTACTGCAACGATTATAACGGTTACGATCCCTTCCGTTAATGAGATTATAACAGCCGTTATTTTCAGCGAAATAGCGGGATCGAGTCACCGCGAAAACCGTCTCACGTCGCCGTTCTCCGGTTGGGCTAGAGCGGTCAATTTACCGCCCCGATGGAAGTCTTGGTGTTTCAGTGGTAGGAATCGCGGTAAGTAGTTTTATGATtgcgaggagaagagagagaaagagagagagagagagagagagagagagagagggggggggaagAAAAGTTGGCTTTTCTGTACCATTTGGAGTGCAGAGAGATCACCAACGAGTAAAGAACGAAGTCGGTTTCGCCATTAATGGGCTGTTTTGGCCGAAGTGGGGGTGGGGGGagatagagagagaagaagagaccTGAAAAGGGAGGCTAGCTCGGATTTTGATGGCAAGCAACGGGAGCTCCAGCTTAGggcggcagcaacagcagcagcaacagatcTCCTTTGCCATGATTCATCCttcaccttcttcttcctcctccattcaTGCGAGCTTCATGTAACACTCATCTCGCCGGAGCTGAACCCCTGGCGTGTCTCaaaaattcttcttttcttctgtttTGTGTGCTTTGATGATGAGAGAAGAGTTGTTTGTTTCCAAACGTGATCAAGAGGAAAGGGAATGCATGATTTCGGTCTCTGAAATTTCGTACTTTAGGATTCTATTTCATGTGAATCAAGTAAAAGAAAGCCAAATTTATGCTTAGAATCGTTTACTTCTATGAAAAAAAACATGTTCTTTAATGGTGTAGGAATATCTCAAGCCACAAAAGTCTTGATTTTGGCAAGAAATTTAAGGTTTTGATGTATAAACATCTAAAAGTTCTTCATGATCGTCTTATAGCTGATGTACGCTTTATGCATAGCTGAATTGTCATAAACCAAAGTTCAACTAAATCTAAGTTTTCGAGTTCTTCCAAGTAAAACTCAACTAAGTTAGCTTAATTTTCATCTCAGAAATAATACTGCTGTGAATTAGTTGCTTTTGCTTACCAGAAACTCTGTACTGATATGATACAGTAGAAACAAGGAGTCTGGATCTTATGACTTGGGAGAGCTGGATCAGGCTCTATTCATGTTCTTAGATGGGCAGGATCGCTCAACCTCAGCTCAAGAACAAAAACGTGAGTCTCTCTTCTGGTTAACCTTCACTTCTTCGTAGTTCGATTTGACATCGGCTGCTTCTCCTGGATATCAGATCAGGAAGTATTaggatgaagaagtggaatccgatagCTATTGAGATTGCTTGCTGAAGAGCTTTTTTGGGTCATgagaacatcatggccaacagactTTGTTCGTACTTTGTATTTGACCAGATTTTGGCTGATAAGACCATAAATCTAATACCTAATATTCTGAAAAATAAGCATATGAGAGTATGTTTTCTGATTACTTTTCATTTGTTagagtttcttcttcttctttgtgatATGTACTGTAAGGGGTAGAAATCGGTTTgtgtttatctctctctctctctctctctctctctctctctctctatcacacacacacacacacacacacgcagagatacacaacacacaaacacaatCTCCTGTGAGTCTGTCTCTCTGAAATAGTTTCATGTttctgccatgatcatgtctgcGGAAGCAAAAGGTGGTCCCTTGATTCCCTAAGAGGAACTATTCTCCATTTAGTGTTCTGCTGGGATGATTTAAGGTGCACCTCGAGGGAATTTAATGCTTGCAAGACTTCATGTATGCAGAGACGTTGAACATTTTCCCTTCTCGGCCCATGCATGTAGATCCAAGGACAAAGGTACCTGGAATGAGAACTCAGCTTCTGTTGCTCTTCATCTTCTTTTGATATTACTGGCAGTACATATGACATTTACTACTCATAGGGTGGAATCAGCTTGGCTTCTCCAGCTAGTAGTGGTGGTTCTAAGCCGTCGGAAcaagccatggatttgggcaacgCTGAGAGTTATCTCCCAGCTTTGCCTGAGCATGGCGAGGATACCAAAGCAGCCATCCTCAAGGtgaaccttctctctctctctctctctctctctctctcactcactctctATTTAGGCTTTTTTACTTGTTATTTACTTCCGGCTTCAGAAAGAAGGGAACAGAAAGGGCATATCTGGTTCAGATCATCGAAGGCTCAAGACACTGGACCCTAAGGTGTGCTAGTGTGAAGCTCTCCCTCTAAAGTACTTTGTTTtgtaggaggaggagaactctctaacaaTATGGTTCATTTATTTGGGAGCAGACATTGAGAAGGCTTGCTCAGAACAGGGAAGCAGCCAGGAAAAGCAGGCTTAGGAAAAAGGTCAGTCAGATAATGAAGAACATAGAAGATGATGAGCAGAAAGAACAGAATATTCCACCTAAAACCTGACTCATGTATTTGCGGCTTAATTCTTCTCACTCTACAGGCTTATATACAACAATTAGAGAGCAGCAGGATTAAGCTTTCTCAGCTTGAACAAGAGCTTCAAAAGGCAAGAGCACAGGTACCCATTAATCTTACATATTTGAACTCATTTAACTCATCTTACGATTCCCCTCAATCAAACTATCATGCTTCTTGAAGGGTATATTATTTGGTGGTGGAGCAGCTCTTGTGGACACAGGTGTCGGTGGGTTCAACTCAGGTACCATCATTCTACAGTGAGCTGACATGAGTACTGTGCAGTTCACCAATGAAGCATGTCGGTGTTTGGAAGCTTATTGCTGACGAAATATGGGTTACATTTAGATGAGGCCACGTTCGACATGGAGTACGCGAGGTGGGTGGAGGAGCACCACAGGCTCATGTGCGAGCTCCGCAGAGCGGTGCAAGAACAGTCGCCGGAGACCGAGCTGCGGATGTTGGTGGACATCTGCCTCGCGCATTATGATCAGATGATGCATCTCAAGGGTGCGGTCATCAAGTCGGACGTCTTCCACCTCATCTCCGGCATGTGGATGACCCCTGCCGAGCGCTGCTTCATGTGGATGGGTGGCTTCCGCCCCTCCGAGCTCATTAAGGTCCCTTTCACTGCTCATCCAACACCTTCAACATATCTCTTTCTTGCATGCATCTCCGTACACCTGGGATTAAACACCAACATTAGTACCATATAGCATTTGCAGGACAATTTAATGCTCGGCAGCAAACTCTGATTCTCCGGTAACGATACAGTTGCCATGATAAATAGACCTAACAAAAACCTCATGCAAGTATAAATAATAAAGGTTTAAACAGGCAGTTCTGACATGAGCATAGTTTCTTTGAGGATCGATATCACCAAATGGTGAATATTATCATTTGAATAATAATCTCTCCAAGCCAGAAAGGCTGTGCAGTAGCCATTTGTTTAAGGATGTATCAACCACTGCGCTTGGAAAGTAATTGGCCAAGAGCTAGGCTTATTAACATATATGTACACAAAGTTCTCGTATGCCATAGGAAGATGATGGATTTGGTGCCTTATGATCAGCAGGGCATGAGCTCACAGGATGTGTTCTAGTGGAAGGGTTGAGTACTATCTTTGGATCAATTTCCAAAAGCTTTTGTGTGTATTTTGATGCACATCTAAATTTCAACTCGGACAATATACATTGTTCTTGAGGTATATATGCTGAGTAATAACATTCAAATATGATGTTTAGGATAACTAAGCAGCTCACATGGAAAGGTTCAAACTTCTTAAAGCATCATCATAGTTCTACTTGTGCTGATACGCATTATGCTTGTTTAGATGCTTTTGAGACACATCGAGCCATTGACAGAGCAGCAGATATTGGGAGTGTGTGGAATGCAGCAGTCGACGCAGGAGACCGAGGAAGCACTGAGCCAAGGGCTCGAAGCCCTCAACAAATCTCTCTCGGACACCATTGCCTCCGACGAACTGAGCTACACATCCAACATGGCCAACTACATGGGGCAGATGACCGTCGCCATGAACAAGCTCACCACCTTAGAAAGCTTCGTCCGAGAAGTAAGCTTACGATCCAtataacatcttgttttgtgtttcGACTTGGGGTGCAGCAAGTTCGCCTAGGAAACCTACATGCGAAGGACATAGATACCTTGTGAGCTAAAAACATAAGGTAGGATACGGTGCCTAACTACAATGCGATGAATGCTTGCAGGCAGATCATCTGAGGCAGCAAGCACTTCACCGGCTTTACCAGATCTTGACGACGCGGCAGATGGCGCGATGCCTGTTAGCCATTGCCGAGTACTTTCACCGGCTCCGTTCACTGAGCTCCCTTTGGCTCTCTCGACCGAGACTTCAGTGATCGAACGCAACCAGGCATTGCATGCATGCAGATGAGGACGAGAGTGGCCTCAAATGTGTATTACTTATTTGTGTACGACTACCGTCTCTTAGCACTGAAAGAGTTGAGGGATGATGTGATTTATCCGGAACTCATCTCGAGATGTATACACAAACAATGACTCCATGCATAAACACGCTGTTTAAGGAAACATGGTTTAGGATTCACGTTCTCTACAAATATTTAGCCAATATTGCAGACATTTTCCTTTCATCCACTGTCATTTCTTTTTCCAAATgctaaattaaataatttaatttgataATAAGGTGgaataagataaaaaattataaatacttCTGCAGGACCATGGGATCCTTCGGCCTGGCCCAGAGATCGATCAGGCACCATGCGAATCTTAACAAGAAACAACGGCCAGTTGATCCCCATCAACTAATACGAGGGTTTTGCAATCTCCACGCAGTGCTTTCCTTCCCACCTGCTCCGCCCCGATCGTCGCTTCCAGGGTTTCGACTGCTCGCCGGCGACGACGAGGGTGGGCATTGCGGCGAGGGCCACCCGACCTTGTTCCTCGGATCGGGTGCTTCTCTAGGTTCAGATTGTAACTCGACCATGGGGGCGGGGAGTGCTTGCGGTCCAAGATGTACCGCGAGCGCAGGGTTTGGTCGATCGAGGCCAAGCATGGCGGCACCGCCCTAGCCAGCCGTAAATCTCTTCGAGTTCTACCAAGCTGACGACGTCAATACGCCATTCCCAACTGCCGCAAACCCAAGCCCGCCAAGCTCAGGTCCAAATACCCTTCTTTCTCCCCATGCTCTTTTGATTTCTGCGGCGATTTCCCTGTCTTGGTCTAAGGGTTGATGGTTTTCGTTTCGGGGTTCGGGAAAAGGTTCGTCTTTTTGAAGCAGCTTCCGTCGGGATTGTTTGCAGCGCTGAGCGTTTGCACATTTAAGATTTTTCTTCCAAAAGAGTGCCATTTCAATAGCCTCTGCAGGTATCATCTGTAACTTTTTTGTTGCTTCGATCATGAAAGGTTTTTTCTTTGATTTGTATGAGCTAGTTCAGATCTCTCTTCATCGAATGGCTGCTCTCCGATACGGCCGTAGTTTTCATTATAATTAATCGATTGCAAGTAAAGAACGTAGTGCATTATTTTGATATTGATTTACTGGCTTCGAATTACTGCTCTAATCTCATTGGTTTCTGTTTGCAGGGAAGTTAATACTTGGAAATGGTTGATAGAGGGCAGGTGTTCTGTTGCTTAAGCTTGTCAAAGATACAGTGTTTTAGTAGGTTTTGGTATACAAATTCAAAGTTCCTGAGATTGATGGTGAGTTGGTCCGCATCTTTTTGTCAAGTAGTAATACAATATGAATTCAATTGGTATTCTGTCCAGGTTGGAAAAATGTACAACCTAGTTGAGTTGCATTTATGACGCTGCAACTCAAATTTTAGGCCTTAGGAACTAATGCAGCCTAGTCAAGTTGCATGTAAGACATAGAAATTCAACTTCTTGTGGACTCCTTTTATGAACTTTGGTTCTTGATCTTTAGGTCATATATGTGTTGAAGTTATTTTAGTTACATTTCCCATTGGATAAGTGACATCCCAGTTTAGTTCCTGATTTGAGATGGTTTATAAGTCTATAATGAGTCGATTATTATTAAGTATTTTGTGCTGGAGTATCAAGTTATTTGAGCCCTAGAATAGGGTTACCATGGATGAAAATTACAGAAAGAAAAGTCAGTATGATAACAACAGCCATAAATTTCCCAGATATATCATAAGCTAATTAGTGTTTCGGATTTGTAGCCTTTACTAAACTGAGTGCACATTCTTCATTTTCTGTTAGTTTTAGAGCCAAAAGATTAGATATGAAATTATTAGATTCATGATTATATTAGGTTCGAAAATTGTGTGAGACAATATAGTTCTCACATCTGCTACTCCCTGTTGCTAGTtgttgttttatttttcttttgtttgtccaagctttttatttgattctttactGCAGATGTGCTAATGTTATAAATGCATAACTAGGCTCCTTGAACTCATGGATAAAGCTAGTAATCTTGACATCTCGTTGAATTGTTGAATTTCCATAAGCATTTTTCTTTTCGCAGATTGTTTGATTCTATAAACAttgtttttttctctttcctGACTTCGGATAAAATAGAAATGATACCACTAATTACTACTTTAGATGTTAGATCAAAGTTTTCTTATTTTGTTCAATGTTGTTTGTTTCTTTACTGACATACTTGTTGATTCTTGATAAGTACATTTGTCATATTCCTTGGGTTATAGGTTGTGTTTTTCTTCAATTGCCAAGTTGTCTGTTGGTACTGCTTCATTCTATCTTCTCCTGCTGCTACTGCTGGAGAGCACTTCGAGATCAATGCAGTCCATTGACGTTGCTCGAATAAGGTTTATATCACTGTAACATCCACCAAGATTCAGATTTTTGGAGTTGATGTTGAGAAGTTTTATGATGAGTATTCCACTGGATAGGAGAATAAGCAAGTCCTAAGAGAAACTCTTTGAATCAGAGGAGGTTTATATCATTGCAACATCCACCAAGATTCAGATTTCTGGAGTTGATGTTGAGAAGTTTGATGATGAGTATTCCACTCGATAGGAGAATAAGCAAGTCCTAAGAGAAACTCTTTGAATCAGTGGAGGTTTATACCATTGTAACATCCACCAAGATTCTATCTTCTCCTGCTGCTACTGCTGGAGAGCCTTTCGAGATCAATGCAGTCCATCTACATTGCTCAAATAAGGTTTATATCATTGCAACATCCACCAAGATTCAGATTTCTGGAGTTGATGTTGAGAAGTTTGATGATGAGTATTCCACTGGATAGGAGAATAAGTAAGTCCTAAGAGAAACTCTTTGAATCAGAGGAGGTTTATATCAGTGTAACATCCACCAAGATTCTATCTTCTCCTGCTGCTACTGCTGGAGAGCCGTTCCAGATCAATGCAGTCCATCTACATTGCTCAAATAAGGTTTATATCATTGTAACATCCACCAAGATTCAGATTTCTGGAGTTGATGTTGAGAAGTTTGATGACCGAGTATTCCACTGGATGGGAGAATAAGCAAGTCCTAAGAGAAACTCTTTGAATCAGTGGAGGTTTATACCATTGTAACATCCACCAAGATTCTATCTTCTCCTGCTGCTACTGCTGGAGAGCCGTTCGAGATCAATGCAGTCCATCTACATTGCTCAAATAAGGTTTATACCATTGTAACATCCACCAAGATTCAGATTTCTGGAGTTGATGTTGAGAAGTTTGATGACTGAGTATTCCACTGGATAGGAGAATAAGCAAGTCCCAAGAGAAACTCTTTGCATCAGAGGAGGTTTATCTGCAGGAGGCTATTAGTCATGGTTTGCTACAGTTGTGTATATACTCACTCCATTGTTCATGTGCTACAATTTGCTTTTCGGTTGACAACACAGATATGTTACGATCCCTCCCATAGTTAACTCGACATTGAAGATGTTATCTTGTGCAGCTTCTCTGGAAAGACCAGCAGCCAAATCTTGGATGATAGCACATTGAGCATTGAGTTGATGACAGCACATTGAGCATCCATGGACACTATTTACTTTTCCGGTAAACTATGCCTTGTTTAGCTTTATTCCAATCCATCAATCACACTGCATAGAATCttcatttattttagaatctccaTAGACTGATGCATTAATATTCTACCTTATCATTTCTTTTACCCATATCCTCATTTGTGCAGGCACCTTCCACAGAACAGGGCAACTGCATGCACTCCGTAAGAACTCTTGCAAGAAATCAAAATAGAATTGTGCATCACACGGCAAACAAAACCAGACATCACTACAACAGCTCCGCAAGCCCACGCTCCTCGCGGAATCTATACGAACTAATAAAATAAGTCGTAAGGAAGAATGGATAGCAGTGTATATGAGAGGACTGGCAAAATCTAGTAGCAGTTTTCTTCTCCCTCAGAGCATGCTGTCGATCCGCGAAGGAAGCCTCTTGAAGAAATTGTTGGGGACGGACGGCAGCTTGCTCCTGAATCTGGGGTGGCGCAGCATGTACAGGCCCACCAAGAGCGCCACCATCTGGAACGGCGTCACGTAGAGCATCACGGCGGCAACCAGGCAGAACACCACGAACAGGCTGGTCGCCCTGGGATCCCTCCAGCTCAGTAGCGACTGCAACCTCTCCCCCTGCATCGCCAGGTCGCCCACCACCGTCTGAATCCTGCCGGCCACGCTCCGAAGCCTGTCGTACCTCATCCGAACTATGTCGTGCGATTTCGTCGTCGGAAACGTGTCGAACTCCTCGTCGAGCTCATCGGGGTGTATAACCTCCGCCGCCGAGAGCTTCGTGTCCATGTGCGGCGGGTGCCTCGGTCGGAACCTGTAGCTCCACAGCCCGATCAGGAACATGTAGAGGAACATGGTGGGCAGGATCAGCTCCGGGTAGCAGATCAGGATCAGAAACAAGACGTGGACGAGCAAGGTGGTGATGGGGTTCTTCCAGCGGCGCACGTCGTCCAACCACCGGAACATGCCGATGGTCCCCGAGAGCAGCGACGTGATCCGGAAGAAGTTGGCCTTGCTCCTCCTCATGCTCCACATGTGGGAGTCGACATCCAGCATGTACTCCACCGCCTCCTTCCTCAGCGGTGGCTCTGCCCGCCCCAGCCTCGACGCCACGATGCTCATTGCCTGGTACCGCAGGCTGTCCACTTGGTTGATGGTAAAAGGATGAATATAGTGCATCTTGGGGAGCAGCGGGTGCCCGTAGAGGTAGATCATGCTCGCCAGGGACAAACATGTGAAACGCACCGCCAGGTGCAGCTCCCCCATCTTCTTCACCCCCGACGGCTGCAGGACGACGAGGGGGTACGCGTGCGTGTAGATCCGATCCATCTCCAATGTCGACAGCCGGATCCTCACCTTGCCGATTCTCATGTCTCTCGCCGCTCCGCCGCCTCCAGGTTTCTCGTTCCCTCCGACATGGCCGTTATCGAACACCCCGAGGGTGATCACGGTGCAGGGATCATACACCTCCCAGGTGTACTGCTCGTTCCATTTCGGACTGAAACTGTCGATGATCGTTCTGGTCCGCACCCATTTCTGGCCGTACTTGGCGACGCAGTAGGCGTCGGTGGTGCCTCTGCCGTCCGTCTTCTTCATCGGAGCCAGTCCCTGCGCACTGAGAATGCCCACTTCCAGAACTCCAACGGGTTGCTTCCACAGCTGCCGCGCCGTCGGACGGTTGTCGCTGATGTACATGGTGGACTCATCCATCACATGGTAGGCTCCTTCGAGGCAGACACGGAGGTGGATCCTGCTCGAGAACTTGAGTTCCTTTCTCAGTTCACCCTCGAGCACTCCGAAGCCGAACCTCTCCATGTTGAACCATCTCGAATGCACCGGCCGGTGGTCCAGCCGCTTCTCGAACAACGTCAGTGGCAGGACGATCCTCCCGAGCAACTCGTCCTTGGTCTGGCTCAGGCGGTCCTCGGTGGTCAGCACCAGGTGCTCCTCGAATGGCTCGGCCGCCACGAACACAAGGTCCTCGTTCCACATCGGATTCATA harbors:
- the LOC103999218 gene encoding bZIP transcription factor TGA10, with the translated sequence MASNGSSSLGRQQQQQQQISFAMIHPSPSSSSSIHASFIRNKESGSYDLGELDQALFMFLDGQDRSTSAQEQKQTLNIFPSRPMHVDPRTKGGISLASPASSGGSKPSEQAMDLGNAESYLPALPEHGEDTKAAILKKEGNRKGISGSDHRRLKTLDPKTLRRLAQNREAARKSRLRKKAYIQQLESSRIKLSQLEQELQKARAQGILFGGGAALVDTGVGGFNSDEATFDMEYARWVEEHHRLMCELRRAVQEQSPETELRMLVDICLAHYDQMMHLKGAVIKSDVFHLISGMWMTPAERCFMWMGGFRPSELIKMLLRHIEPLTEQQILGVCGMQQSTQETEEALSQGLEALNKSLSDTIASDELSYTSNMANYMGQMTVAMNKLTTLESFVREADHLRQQALHRLYQILTTRQMARCLLAIAEYFHRLRSLSSLWLSRPRLQ
- the LOC135623739 gene encoding FT-interacting protein 1-like — its product is MAQQQVQPSRAEEYKLKDTSPQLGERWPHARGGGWMGLVYGGDKLTSTYDLVEQMHYLYVRVVKAKNLPTNAVSGSCDPYVEVKLGNYHGTTKHFDKRVNPEWNQVFAFSKERIQSTILEVYVKDREMVARDDYVGRVAFDLNEVPTRLPPDSPLAPQWYRLEDHRGESKVRGEVMLAVWIGTQADEAFPDAWHSDAASVQGEGVFNIRSKVYVSPKLWYLRVIVIEAQDVQPNDKSRLPEVFVKAQVGNQVLKTKVCPTKTMNPMWNEDLVFVAAEPFEEHLVLTTEDRLSQTKDELLGRIVLPLTLFEKRLDHRPVHSRWFNMERFGFGVLEGELRKELKFSSRIHLRVCLEGAYHVMDESTMYISDNRPTARQLWKQPVGVLEVGILSAQGLAPMKKTDGRGTTDAYCVAKYGQKWVRTRTIIDSFSPKWNEQYTWEVYDPCTVITLGVFDNGHVGGNEKPGGGGAARDMRIGKVRIRLSTLEMDRIYTHAYPLVVLQPSGVKKMGELHLAVRFTCLSLASMIYLYGHPLLPKMHYIHPFTINQVDSLRYQAMSIVASRLGRAEPPLRKEAVEYMLDVDSHMWSMRRSKANFFRITSLLSGTIGMFRWLDDVRRWKNPITTLLVHVLFLILICYPELILPTMFLYMFLIGLWSYRFRPRHPPHMDTKLSAAEVIHPDELDEEFDTFPTTKSHDIVRMRYDRLRSVAGRIQTVVGDLAMQGERLQSLLSWRDPRATSLFVVFCLVAAVMLYVTPFQMVALLVGLYMLRHPRFRSKLPSVPNNFFKRLPSRIDSML